In the Rhododendron vialii isolate Sample 1 chromosome 2a, ASM3025357v1 genome, CTTGGCCCAGTCGGGCTTGAGCTGGACGATCTTTTGGGCGTCGGATAGGGATTCGGGGTACTGGTTGAGGGAGGTTTGGGAGGACGTGGTTCTACGGGGAGGGGGAAGGCGATGGCGTCCGTCTAGTGACGGACGGTGTCGGCGTAGTTGCCGTTGGAGAAGGCGGCGTTGCCACATATTGCAGGGAAACCCTTCTGCAATAAGGTGAACTTGAGAGgcaccttatttttttttgtttttccctttttaccCCATGGGAAGAAAGAGGACACCCTCCCGTCGTtgggattatttatttattttttgactctTTTCGGGCCTATTAATTGGAGTtgttcatattttagatctagCTGAACCATCAATCTTATCAATAAATCATGTGGATTGGGTATCGATCAGTCCATGATTGCAACATATTTAGCTTGAGATTAGCGATTTCAATCCAGTATGccaatttattttcttaagaTGGATGTGTCTTAAAATCAAATGGATCGATGTTCAATCAATATCATCATTGACAGGATTGATTTTCCCATTGAGATCTAAAATTTGAGTGATTTCAATCAGCAAAGAAAGCTCTAAAGGAGCTAAAAACGTACTCAACAGAATGATGTGTTCAAAATCGTTCAATACACATGAGTTCTCCAAAATAATAAGAGATTTCAAACACACGAAAATCTAtatacatatcattgcatatgTAGTACTTGTCAAGTAACCTGATTTTCATGGGGCTTGTAAGTATTGCAGATAGCAAGTCCAAAAGAGGATCTTAGAGGATTGGGATCCTCTTCTTGAAAAAATCTCTGGTTTGATCTTTCCTATGGTTCAAAATGAGGCCGCACAAGGTCTCATTACGATTATTCGGGTGATCATTTTATAGGTCTTTATTCATGTAAACAGCAACTCGACCAGGCATCAAGAATGTATAGTACTATAATAATTAACCAGAGTTTGTGTGTATAAGATTACCAATCATCGCCCCCCAAATAAAAGGATCAAAGCCGACTTTTTAGGCTTCATctttgatatttcaaaaaatatttcgatTTCgataagggaaatgataatgtcaaaattatttttgttaatgtcaaaacTTAAGTACACAAAAGACTTGTATCATGCGCAATGtgcaagacttttatgcacttAGAGTTTTggtaccaacaaaaacagttttggcattatcactactcttggataaaagtcataatttttttttttactttttcgatttgttttaggcacaaaattaacaaaggtggaaattttttgaatgagaacataacaaaaaaaaaaaaacccaaaagataaaagttataattttttacttttccgattcattttaacgagacgaattaataatccataaaagttaggtgcaaaattaacaaatgcaaaaaaaaattgaataagtacaataaaaaaaaatccaaaaaccttAACAGAACTCAGCCATGATGCAAATATAGCCATGGTGGGACTCGTATTGAATTATGGAAGAGTCCAGTcaaatacttttaaaataagTAATATCTTATCGCATGTATGTCGGACCGCCATTATCGATCAAAAAATTGGACTCCCATTCTTATGCGCTTCCCACATTATCTGATAGATGATCCGTATCTTGTCACACTATCCCATAGTCAAATTACTAGCATTTTGATGGGGAGGATGTCAAGAAATAGTCGCCAAACCCGGAAGTATGTCAAGAAATCCAGCAATCTTTTATCATTACCTAAGGGAAATGGTGTAACAGGGCTGTGTGAAGTTCAAGTTACTCAGTCTAATTTTGATGGGGAGGATGAGCAAGCTATGGTCCCAGTGGAAGTTGTGGCTTCAGAAGCGATGGAGCAGGTTCTTGGGATTGTTACGGTTGATGAGAAAGGGCTGGTGGCTGGCCCCAAACAGCCACTTCCCCAATGCTAGTCCTAACCTGGAACTGTCAAGGAGTTGGGCGTACTTTGACAAGCCAGGCTTTGGGTGATTTGGTGCGTAGAAATCGTCCCTCCATCGTCTTTCTGatggagacaaaaaataataaggTCGTGCTTGAGACCATCCGCTGTAGTTTTAGTTTTCAGTTCAGTAGTTATGTTGATCCCGAAGCGCTATCCGGAGGGTTAGCTTTATGGTGGAATTCTGATGTGGAGATCAACGTTGAGTTAGCCACTAAGAATTTCTTCCACGTTTTAGTTACGAATAAATTGGAGAGCCGTAGTTGGGAGGCTACCTTTGTTTATGGTTGTCCTACTAGGGCTGGAAGGGCAGAGGTTTGGGACAGGATAAGAAGTATTGGTTGTGCAGGGAATGTTCCTTGGCTGTGCATGGGTGATTTTAATCAAGTTTTAAGCTCAGAAGATAAGATTGGGGGAAATCTTCCAAACCAGAGGTTGACCACTTTGTTCCAAAATATGTTGAGTGATTGTGGGTTAGTTGATCTCGAGTTTAAGGGCCTAGATTTACCTGGAGAAACAACAGAAGGGATGGAGATTTGGTTATGGAACGGATTGATATGGCTTTTGCAAATGCTGGTTGGCGTGAGTTATACCCCCAAGCTACTGTCTTTGTTGAGGCTGCGGTGGGGTCCAACCACAATCCTCTCACTCTCAATACATCTCTAACATTGAATAAAGTAGGGAGACCATTTCGGTTTGAATCCTTTTGGGTCACAGAGGAGGATTGTAGGAGTATTGTTTCGCTAGCGGGAGTAAAGATTGGGAAGGTTCCATGACGTTGGCGATGTGCAAAAAACTTCGAGGTTGTAAGGATTTGCTGAAGGAATGGGATCGTGCTAATTTTGGGGACTTGTGCCTCCGAATTGTTGGTATAAAAGAACAATTGTTGGATGTTCAGAAACAGCTTGGAAATGGTAACAACCCAGACTTTAGGGCCTTGGAGAAAGAGTTGATTCGTAAGCTAGAAGACCTATGGCAAAAGAATGCGATGTTTTGGCACCAACGTTCTCGGGTAAAATGGTTGCAAATGGGGGATAAGAACTCTCGTTTCTTCCATTTGACTACCATTCAAAGAAGGCAACGAAATCAGATAGTGAGACTAAAGGACAATGATGGAGTTTGGCATTCTGAAAATAAAGAGATTGCGGGGATCATTAAGAACCACTTCCAATCCCTGTATGATACCCCTCCTGCTAGGGACTTTGGGGACTTACTGAGTTTGATTGAACCTATTATTACGCCGGAGATGAATGCTTGTTTAGTAAAAGAAGTCTCCCTTGACGAAGTGGGAGCTGCTGTATTCGCAATGGGACCTCTTAAAGCGCCGGGATCTGATGGTTTTCCAGGGTTGTTTTACCAGACTTATTGGGATGTAGTTGGTGACGTTGTCTTCGAAGCGGTGCAGAATTTCTTCCAAAATGGGGTTCTTCTTCGAGAGGTAAACCATTCAAATGTTACACTCATCCCTAAGGTTGCAAACCCTGAAACTATTAGCCAATTCCGACCGATTAGCCTCTGTCGGTTTGTGCACAAGATTATTTCTAGGATTCTCACTACCAGACTTCAAACATTAATGGGGAGTATTATTTCAGAGCAACAATCAGCTTTCATCACAGGCCGTCAGGTGCATGATAACATCATTGTGGCCCATGAAGTGTTCCATTTTCTTAAACATAAGAGGGTGGGTTCAAAAGCTTCTGTTGCTATAAAATTAGATCTTAATAAGGCCTATGATCGAGTGTGCTGGGAGCCTGGGACTTCATGTTTCAAGTCATGGTTAAACTGGGTTTCGATAAAAAGTGGATTGATTGGATTAAGCAATGTGGGTGTTCGGTTAAATATTCCATCTATGTCAATGGGGGCCAGATTTGTGAGGTGTTGCCAAATAGGGGACTCAGACGGGGGGACCCCCTCTCTCCGTATCTCTTTTTAATTGTTGCTGATGTATTCTCCATCATTATGCAAAAGGCTTTAGAGAATAAATCCCTGGCTGGTGTCCGCATGAGGAAAAGATGCCCAGTGGTATCACATTCGTTATTTGCAGATGATTCCCTAGTTTTTCTTGATGCAGTGCCTCAATTCTGCACCAATTTCAAGGAGTTGATGAATTGCTTTAGTGAAGCTTCAGGCCTGTCCCTCAATGTTCATAAATCAAGCCTCAGTTTTTCAGCAAATACACCGGACAACCTCAAGAATGAGATCAAAGGAATTCTGGGCATGAAAGAAATGGAGGGGTCCACTACTTATTTGGGGTTACCGGCTCTTTGGGGAAGGTCAAAAAAAGAGTCCATGGGCTACCTCAGAGATAGGATCATCAGGAAAGTTCAAGGGTGGAGTAACAATCATTTAAACCAGGCGGGAAAAGAGGTACTCATAAAATCGGTTATTCAACCCATTCCTATGCATACTTCTATGTGTTTTAAAGCCCTAGTATCTCTCTGTAATTCTTTGAACTCTGTGATTAGAAAGTTTTGGTGGGGTACTACGGATAAAGGGAGGAAGATCCACTGGGGTGCTTGGAACAAATTAACTGAGCAAAAAGGTTCGGGTGGTATGGGTTTAAGGACTTCGAATCTTTCAATTTAGCCCTCCTTGCTAAACAATTCTGGCGCCTTCTGACTAATCCAAATGCTCTATGGGCAAGAGTTCTTAAGGGACTTTACTTCAACAACAAATCTTGTATGGAGGCTGTTCGAGGGGCCTCGCCATCGTGGAGCTGGTGTAGCTTATTGGAAGGAAGAAATCTCATCCAGGAGGGAGTCCAATGGAGTGTGGGCAATGGAGAATCAATTCAATTTTGGGATGATAACTGGATTCCGGATCTTAATGGGACTAAGGTTGCCTCTCTTCCTAATGTTCAAAGGGAGCCTCTTAAAGTGGTTGAGTTCATTAATCATGTCACCAAAACTTGGGATTCAGAGAAGCTGAAGTGTGTTGTCCCTGCTGCGGAAGTGGAAGCCATTTGCAAGATCCCAATCAGCCTTACTGGTTTGCCTGATAAACTCATTTGGAAACACACCAACTCTGGGAATTACACAGTGAAATCAGGTTATGGCCAATGGTTTCTGAATAATGCAAGGAATAATCAAGCAGCCCCCTCAACGTCTCATGTTCCTCCAAAAACTATGTGGAATCGCCTGTGGAATATCCCAACAAATCCTAAGGTACGtatgtttatgtggaaagtagTTTGCAATTGGATTGCTTGTAgagaaaatttgtttaaaaGGAAATGTGCTACCAGTCCAATATGCTCTATTTGTGATCATGAATCTGAATCCATTGAACATTTACTTTTTCACTGTCCTTGGAGTCGAGCTGTCTGGTTTGGAAGTGGGAAGTCCTATTGGGTATTGAGAAATGAGAGGGTTACAGCTGATAAATGGATGGAAGATCTGTTGTGCGGAGATTTGGCAAAAGAAACTACCAAAGAAGATATAGGGTGTATTTTTCAACTCTGTTGGGCCATTTGGAAATCCCGGAACAACTGGGTATTCAGTGGAAAAGTCTTAAATCCTGAAAGAGGTGATTTTCAAGGCAAATATGGCGAACGTTGACTATCTGCAGGCTACTTTTGCAAAGGTGAGGAATTCTCCTACGGTTGCTGCACCAGTGGGTAGGAGGAATCCCCCCCCCCCTGGTGTTCTTAAAATTAATTGTGATGGAGCGTATCAATCTTCCCGCAGCTATGCTGCCTTTGGCATTATTGCCAGGGATAGTGGTGGATTAGCTCGATTTTTGCGTTGTGATCGTGTAAAGAGCAGTTCAGCATTGGCTATCGAAGCATGGGCATTAAGGATTGCATGTGCTATAGCTTTAGCGATGGATGTTTCTGTTGTAATTTTCGAATCAGATTGCAAAAATCTTATCGACAGCATCAATGACCCGAAGGCTCAGGTCGGTTGGCAGATTTCTACAACAGTAGAGAATATTAAAAGATGGGCAGGTGCAAAGCAATGGAGTTTTGTGTGGACCAATAGAAAAAACAACTCAGCGGCTCATTGAATTGCGTCGAGGTGTCTTCATAGAAAAAATCTTTTTCATACGGGTTGTATTTCGCCCGATTTAGATTCGGTGTTATGTAAAGATTTGCTCTGATCTTATGTATCTCTTATgatctattcaaaaaaaaaaaatactagcatTTGTATCCATTTGATGCACGgaacaaaaaattcatattggtGCTTTTTGGCCCCGcacaaaaaaatcatattggTGCATTTTGGCCCACGTATCAAACGGACGGGCACAAAAGTATTTGATGAAAAagataatttaattttttcacgCTAACATTATTCACATTCTATGCACTAAAAGACGTTTGTGCTAGAGAATGAGTATGAGACATCATGTTACTGTGCTCCAGAGGCATATAATAATTTTGTATCCATATTCAcacccgctctctctctctctctctctctctctctctctctctctctctcccacttccccacatttctctctttctttttataaacaaaaaaagaagaagtgaaattaaaaaaattaggaatgagTGTTTGTAGGCTTGTAAGGCTCAGATACATTTCTATAATATATAGATAGATTGATTACACAACTGAAAGGCATCACCGACCAGAATCCTACTCGGCTCGGCTGACGTCCCTCAGGAACTGGTCTACTCGGACCAGGAGCACCCAACCACACCGGATTGCTACAGATAACGGGAAATGTATATACTGCAAACGGGATTAACCTGCATGTCAGAACTTTCCTACACTGCCCCGTTAACTCCAAATATTCCAATTCCCATGAGTTCTAGGAAAGCTAAGGCTATTGGGAACGGTTCATTCCCCTTTCCTGGACATATTCCTGGATATTGTT is a window encoding:
- the LOC131316197 gene encoding uncharacterized protein LOC131316197; translation: MTLAMCKKLRGCKDLLKEWDRANFGDLCLRIVGIKEQLLDVQKQLGNGNNPDFRALEKELIRKLEDLWQKNAMFWHQRSRVKWLQMGDKNSRFFHLTTIQRRQRNQIVRLKDNDGVWHSENKEIAGIIKNHFQSLYDTPPARDFGDLLSLIEPIITPEMNACLVKEVSLDEVGAAVFAMGPLKAPGSDGFPGLFYQTYWDVVGDVVFEAVQNFFQNGVLLREVNHSNVTLIPKVANPETISQFRPISLCRFVHKIISRILTTRLQTLMGSIISEQQSAFITGRQVHDNIIVAHEVFHFLKHKRVGSKASVAIKLDLNKAYDRVCWEPGTSCFKSWLNWVSIKSGLIGLSNVGVRLNIPSMSMGARFALENKSLAGVRMRKRCPVVSHSLFADDSLVFLDAVPQFCTNFKELMNCFSEASGLSLNVHKSSLSFSANTPDNLKNEIKGILGMKEMEGSTTYLGLPALWGRSKKESMGYLRDRIIRKVQGWSNNHLNQAGKEDFESFNLALLAKQFWRLLTNPNALWARVLKGLYFNNKSCMEAVRGASPSWSWCSLLEGRNLIQEGVQWSVGNGESIQFWDDNWIPDLNGTKVASLPNVQREPLKVVEFINHVTKTWDSEKLKCVVPAAEVEAICKIPISLTGLPDKLIWKHTNSGNYTVKSGYGQWFLNNARNNQAAPSTSHVPPKTMWNRLWNIPTNPKVRMFMWKVVCNWIACRENLFKRKCATSPICSICDHESESIEHLLFHCPWSRAVWFGSGKSYWVLRNERVTADKWMEDLLCGDLAKETTKEDIGCIFQLCWAIWKSRNNWATFAKVRNSPTVAAPVGRRNPPPPGVLKINCDGAYQSSRSYAAFGIIARDSGGLARFLRCDRVKSSSALAIEAWALRIACAIALAMDVSVVIFESDCKNLIDSINDPKAQVGWQISTTVENIKRWAGAKQWSFVWTNRKNNSAAH